DNA sequence from the Nicotiana tomentosiformis chromosome 3, ASM39032v3, whole genome shotgun sequence genome:
CTCTCCACCATCCCATTTTGTTAGGGTGTGTATGGACAAGAGCTTTGATGTATTATACCATGCTGGCTAAACAATTCACCACAAACTGAGTTAAAGAACTCTAAGCCATTGTCAGTCCTAACAACCTTAATTTTGCATTCAAATTGATTGAGAATCATAGCAATAAATGCCTTAAGCACACCAGAAACATCAAATTTGACATGCATCAAAAATATCCATGTCCACCTGGAATAGTCATCTACCATAGCAAGAAAATACTTCATACCATCATAAGTGTCAACTTTGTAAGGCCCCCACATATATAAATGAAGTAGTTGGAAAGGAGCAGTAGCTCTACTAGTACTATGCTGAAAAACATTTCTAGTATATCTAGCTAATGGACAGACACCACAATGATTTAAGGAAAAACTACACTTATTTTGAAAAACAGGAATTTTTCTTAAAGCTGCCATTAGTACATGGCCCAATCTCATATGCCAAATCTCTGGATCTGATGCTGCTTGGACTGCAGGATAACCAATTATCTTATAGCAATTTTCTTTAAGATGCCCCTTCATATTGCACAAGTCACACCTTATGAGCTTATAACAATTTTCATTTGTGTGTCCACGTATATGGCAGTAATCACACTCCAAACTATAGTTCTTCTTCTGTTTATACCATGTATTCTTAGATGTAAACAAGGTTGTAAGACCTAAATTGTCAGAGACAGCACAATGTACTCTAGCTACAATTTTCTGGCTCCCATCTTGAAGAATCATTGCGTAAGCCTGATTAACAGTTGGTATTTTCGATTTTATCAGTATTTGGCTACGTGCCTGACTGTATCCTTCGTTCAATCCCATCAAAAATTGCCATAAGCTTTGGTACTGCTGGTGTTCAATGTAATTTTTTGATTTATCACAACAAGTCGGAGGTGGCATAACTGAGTCATATTCATCCCAAAGATCTTTTAGTTTCGAGTAGTACACTGATACAAATGATGTTCCTTGTGTAAGAGTGAAGATTTCTCTGTGCGAGTAGTACATTCGCGATGCATTTACTTTGTCAAATCTCTCACGCAAGTCCGACCAAATTGCATGTGCATTGGATCGAAACAGCACTCCACTTAACAGATTCCTGCTCACATTGTGCATAATCCACGATTTCACAATTGCATTACACTGATCTCATATGTTCACATGCTTTTCTCCATAGGTGTCTCTAATGATAGATCCATCGACAAAACCCAGCTTGTTGTGTGTGAGCAGAGAGACTTCCATTACTTGACGCCAAAAAGTATAATTTTTCATTCCAATCAACTGAAAACCAAGTGACAAAGCATTCGGAGTATCAGATGAGTGCAAATATAACAGATGATTGTGATCAATTACATTTAATCCTCGTTCAACAACTTCGTCAACTGCCATTGATGAAAATTAGGGTTTCAAGCAAAACACGATCAATCTCTCGTTCTTTACCAGAATTGCGATAAAGGACCCTAGATTTGATCAATTATTGCTCTGATAATGTGTTAAATCTCCTCGATtaagagagaaatttgttgaattgCAGCAGAAATGAACTAACAGAAATGGAGCTCGAAGAGGAAAACTAATAGAGAGAAAAACAGAGAAATCAATTCACATTTTACTTCTATCTTGCTCAACTCACAAATGAGTTCTTACACTAGCATATATACATGTAGCTACTAAACTCCGCTAACTGAATCAGTTAAATTATAGGTGGCTAACTATGATGTACACTAACTAACTACAGTTAACTAATAGCTGACTATGGTTAAGTGACTTCAGTGCATGCAGTATCACTACAAGAAAAATGGCTTTTACTGGCAATTATGTTGTGGCAATAACATAATTACCGCTACTTTATTTCTGTAGACGCAAATATTACCGGCAAATAAGCTTTAGCCATGGAAAGGAATATTTTTTCCGACAATTGAAGGAAATTGCCACTGAAGGTGAATAATTGAGAGAAGACTTCAGTAATATTTTATTTCCCTCCAATATTTTCATTCTCAATGTTCCCTCTctagattaaaaagaaaatatgtcTTCTTCCGCTGCCCCAATCATTAAACCCCTCTCTGTAAATCATGAATACGCAAATCCCAAATAAACATCTTCCCACCCAGTCTCATCTTTGCCATTCCACGATATAAATTCTCGAAGAGAATCGGGTTACACTGATCCCTAatctctgattatttttcaaatctattTTCTGTTTCTGATCTGCCTATCTAGGGTTCATGATGTTCCTTTTTTGGTATGCTTATTGTTCACATTTATATGATTATGTAGACTTAAATGTGgtgtattaattttatatttttaagtaGAAACTCTTGTAAGATACGAGGGCAAAATTGGGACCGAAATTGAGAGTATACGTAGTTATAGTCCAAGACTTTTGTCAGGATCCAACAAGGATTTGAGCTAATTTCAATAATAAAAGGCAATTGCAAACAAGTGGGACAATTTTCTGAATTTTTTTATAAATGGAAATGGATACCAAATTACAAATCTAAAGAAGCAAAATTAAGCTAAGCTAACTAAATGGAAACTCGACTCCATAGCTGAAAGATCTGCAGAAAttagagaagaagaagaggaagttaGAATCTGAGAGAgagtgagaagaagaagaagaaggagagtGAGAGAAAAGAGTGGAAGGGAGTGAGACCTGAAATCCGTTAtgccatctctctctctctctcttcgtctGGTTTATAACAATCCAGTGCTGACGTGGCTTAATGTCGTCCCTTGCTGCTCATTAACGGAGGTTCAATCGCAGCCGTTAATTTTCAAAAGTTAGTTACTCCTTGTGGTATCAGCTCGAGTTCGAACCCAGCTAACAACACCTCGTCACTCCTATTATGCTACAGCTTAGATCATTACATACCCTCTCCCTTCAAACCATTCTTGACCTCAAGGATGAGGATCAAAATCAGGAAATTTTGCTTTGATAAAGTGATAGTCCTCCCATGTTGCATCTTCCGGTGGCAAATTGGACCATTGCACTAATACCTTTATAGCTGTTGCATTGTTCTTCTTCACCATCTGTCTTTGTAGGATTGCAACTGACTTTACTAAAAATTGTCCATCTTCGCTAGTGCTAGGTAGTACAGTTTGTACGACTACCCTATTGCTAACCTTCCTTTTGATTAGGGATACATGGAATACAGGATGTACCTTAGAATCTGGAGGCAGTTCTAATTTGTAAGCTACCTGACCAATTCGAGCAAGTATCTGGTAAGGCCCATAATATTTAGAGCTGAGCTTCAGATTCTTCCTTAGCGCAATAGAAGTCTGCCTATATGGCTGGAGTTTTAAGTAAACCATGTCACCAACTTGGAATTCTCTTTCAGTCCTCTTCTTGTCAGCATAATATTTCTTCCTTTCATGTGCCTTACTTAAGTTGTCCTTAAGCAATTACTGCATTTGTTGTCTTCTCATGACGGCATCTTCAGCAGCTGGAACTATGGTTTCAAGGAGTGGGCCAATGGACAAGTGAGGTGGAGAATaaccatataaagcttcaaaGGGAGTG
Encoded proteins:
- the LOC138908621 gene encoding uncharacterized protein, with the translated sequence MVYLKLQPYRQTSIALRKNLKLSSKYYGPYQILARIGQVAYKLELPPDSKVHPVFHVSLIKRKVSNRVVVQTVLPSTSEDGQFLVKSVAILQRQMVKKNNATAIKVLVQWSNLPPEDATWEDYHFIKAKFPDFDPHP